A genomic stretch from Aedes albopictus strain Foshan chromosome 2, AalbF5, whole genome shotgun sequence includes:
- the LOC109423874 gene encoding uncharacterized protein LOC109423874: protein MASKLEKIVSILTPIAIHAQGISMVELFADRRRMPESMQPDIASLMFVTATSMIATKWLEKNPVRLMGHVGRDGGGVGVESLVVLLIGVLANIAACDLSLRVVWIPMQYFIRYLKDQQILVFAIRWMFFYFRYFRFTRRTLVSWIEAAKTDAGFLFVRNLVAAVYLLKTLHALGYFSVVSSKLSNLRRKGKPSSMRCDPCEQ, encoded by the exons ATGGCATCCAAGCTGGAGAAAATTGTCAGCATTTTGACGCCCATTGCCATCCACGCACAGGGTATCAGTATGGTCGAACTATTCGCAGACCGGCGCCGCATGCCCGAATCGATGCAACCGGATATCGCTTCCTTGATGTTCGTCACGGCAACCAGTATGATTGCGACCAAATGGTTGGAGAAAAATCCCGTGCGTCTTATGGGACACGTGGGCCGTGATGGTGGTGGGGTTGGAGTGGAATCGTTAGTCGTCCTGTTGATTGGG GTTCTTGCCAACATAGCCGCTTGTGATTTGTCGTTACGGGTTGTATGGATACCGATGCAGTATTTTATACGCTATCTGAAAGATCAGCAAATATTG GTTTTCGCGATCCGTTGGATGTTCTTCTACTTTCGATACTTTCGGTTCACACGACGCACCCTCGTCAGCTGGATCGAGGCCGCCAAAACCGACGCCGGCTTTCTGTTCGTGCGAAATCTGGTGGCCGCCGTATATCTGCTGAAAACATTGCATGCCCTCGGTTATTTTTCAGTGGTCAGCAGCAAATTGAGTAATCTACGACGGAAAGG AAAACCCTCATCCATGCGCTGTGATCCGTGCGAGCAATGA